The following are from one region of the Erwinia billingiae Eb661 genome:
- a CDS encoding sugar dehydrogenase complex small subunit, with product MPANRNTPAGISRRRLLQGMAVLSASAVCASLFPAQMAAAQQAVDSGFAGLSAFLVSRPTSPVLSQRYYQALQRHYPDFPSQLAALSDALKMHNFAHVDEFLQSVKPDDALYQTAALIIGSWYTGVVGEGADSELIAYSGAMMYLPTQGILVVPTYGGGPDSWGSKPVDPQSEKGATA from the coding sequence ATGCCCGCAAACCGTAATACACCCGCCGGGATTAGCCGTCGCCGCTTGCTGCAAGGAATGGCGGTGCTGTCTGCCAGCGCGGTTTGCGCCTCGCTGTTTCCGGCCCAAATGGCCGCAGCACAACAGGCCGTCGACAGCGGCTTTGCGGGCCTGTCGGCCTTTTTAGTCAGCCGCCCAACCAGCCCGGTCCTCAGCCAACGCTACTATCAGGCGTTACAACGTCACTATCCTGACTTCCCATCGCAGCTGGCTGCGCTTTCGGACGCCCTGAAAATGCATAATTTCGCCCATGTAGATGAGTTTTTACAGTCGGTGAAGCCGGATGATGCCCTGTACCAAACGGCGGCATTGATTATCGGCAGTTGGTATACCGGCGTGGTCGGCGAAGGCGCGGACAGCGAGCTGATCGCCTATTCCGGGGCGATGATGTACCTGCCTACCCAGGGGATTCTGGTGGTCCCGACCTATGGCGGCGGCCCGGATTCCTGGGGTAGCAAGCCCGTTGACCCGCAGTCAGAGAAAGGAGCAACAGCATGA
- a CDS encoding GMC family oxidoreductase — protein MNKVDADVIIIGSGVMGGLVATQLAKAGKSVIIVEAGPRIKRQDIVERFRNSPFKMSLTNMKLQGVGSPYPDLPHVPSTYGEYLQQTGPVKYPTKYLRVVGGTTWHFGSALWRMIPNDFRLQSLYGRGRDWPFGYDELESWYGKAEAELGVSGMDGQDESGHGGQPWPPRSTPFPMVGLEPSYLFKRLSELLSNGGYNPVMEPNGRATRPYGKRPVCAGNNNCNPVCPIGAKYDGSMHIDEAERHGAQLLDNSVVYRIEADDSGKITGIWYKKPDGSEHHLTARYFVLAAYGIESPKLLLMSTSERYPDGIANGSDQVGRNLMGHTGISMNVMMKEDVWPGQGPTELLVYLNNRDGAFRKDFPSYKIKVRNTVPTADYAAGLIKKGVLGSKLDEQLKTLSARSLNFAIDFETLPLAENRIVPSKTKKDAIGLPLPEIYYSVTDYWHAGKAEGLKDFDNFARLLNADVSKIDTGYQDRQHIMGTTIMGNDAKTSVVDSNCRTHDHPNLFIAGTSVMPSASCMNPTLTGAALSLRLADHLLKVVKV, from the coding sequence ATGAACAAAGTCGATGCCGATGTGATCATTATTGGTTCCGGCGTGATGGGCGGTCTGGTGGCAACCCAGCTGGCGAAGGCGGGAAAATCGGTGATTATCGTTGAGGCCGGTCCGCGCATTAAGCGCCAGGACATTGTCGAACGCTTCCGCAATTCGCCGTTCAAAATGTCGCTGACCAATATGAAGCTGCAAGGGGTCGGTTCACCCTACCCGGATCTGCCGCATGTGCCGTCCACCTATGGCGAGTATCTGCAACAAACCGGTCCGGTGAAGTACCCGACCAAATACCTGCGGGTGGTCGGCGGCACTACCTGGCACTTCGGTTCCGCCCTGTGGCGGATGATCCCTAACGACTTCCGCCTGCAAAGTCTGTATGGCCGGGGTCGGGACTGGCCGTTTGGTTATGACGAGCTGGAAAGCTGGTACGGCAAAGCGGAAGCGGAACTCGGCGTGTCCGGGATGGATGGCCAGGATGAGAGTGGTCACGGTGGCCAGCCCTGGCCGCCGCGCTCCACGCCTTTTCCGATGGTCGGTCTGGAGCCGAGCTACCTGTTTAAGCGCCTGTCGGAACTGTTAAGCAACGGCGGCTACAATCCGGTGATGGAACCGAACGGACGGGCCACGCGTCCTTACGGTAAGCGTCCGGTCTGTGCCGGGAATAACAACTGCAACCCGGTCTGTCCCATTGGCGCCAAATATGATGGCTCAATGCACATCGACGAGGCCGAACGGCACGGCGCGCAGCTGCTGGATAATTCGGTGGTGTATCGCATTGAGGCCGATGATAGCGGGAAAATCACCGGCATCTGGTACAAGAAGCCGGACGGTTCTGAGCATCATCTCACCGCACGTTACTTTGTGCTGGCGGCGTACGGCATCGAATCACCCAAGCTGCTGCTGATGTCCACCTCCGAACGTTATCCGGACGGCATCGCCAACGGCTCCGATCAGGTCGGCCGTAACCTGATGGGCCATACCGGGATCAGCATGAACGTGATGATGAAAGAGGACGTCTGGCCGGGTCAGGGACCGACCGAGCTGCTGGTGTACCTGAATAACCGCGATGGCGCGTTCAGGAAGGATTTCCCCAGTTATAAAATCAAGGTGCGCAATACCGTGCCGACCGCGGACTATGCCGCCGGGCTGATCAAGAAAGGCGTGCTGGGCTCGAAGCTGGACGAACAGCTGAAAACCCTGTCAGCGCGGTCGCTGAACTTTGCCATCGATTTTGAAACGCTGCCGCTGGCCGAAAACCGCATTGTGCCCAGCAAAACCAAAAAGGATGCAATTGGCCTGCCGCTGCCGGAGATTTACTACAGCGTCACCGATTACTGGCATGCCGGCAAAGCCGAAGGGTTGAAAGATTTCGATAATTTTGCCCGTCTGCTGAATGCCGACGTGTCAAAAATCGATACCGGCTATCAGGATCGTCAGCACATTATGGGCACCACCATTATGGGCAACGATGCCAAAACCTCGGTGGTCGACAGCAACTGCCGGACCCACGATCACCCTAACCTGTTTATCGCCGGGACCAGCGTGATGCCTTCAGCCTCCTGCATGAACCCGACGCTGACCGGCGCGGCGTTAAGCCTGCGGCTGGCCGATCATTTGCTGAAGGTGGTGAAGGTATAA
- a CDS encoding sugar transporter, whose amino-acid sequence MSDLLAVSRKVAWSRVLTLAVAAFVFNTTEYIPVGLLSDIGSSFGLASSQAGIMMTVYAWIVALMSLPLMLATSQVNRRTLLIVLFILFAGSHLLSFFAWNFDVLLISRAGVALAHALFWSITASLAVRLAPAGKRAQALSLLAMATALASVLGLPLGRVIGQFAGWRYTFLIIGAAALVLLWMIIRVMPSVKSEQGGSVKNLPTLLRRPALMSLYAVTVAIVTAHFTAFTYIESFVVQVAGFTEGFATLLLFLIGIAGIAGSVIFSRMGDQRPAQMLTVSIGVISVCLLILLAVSVSEYGTIAVSMLWGMAFMIVGMSLQMKVLTLAPDATDVAMALYSGIVNIGIGAGALLGNKVSMDLSVSSVGYIAAIPAIAALIGSVAMFRKWPSRTVETGQQMGAKSEA is encoded by the coding sequence ATGTCTGATTTGTTAGCCGTTTCGCGCAAGGTTGCCTGGTCCAGGGTTTTGACTCTGGCAGTTGCCGCCTTCGTGTTCAACACCACCGAATATATCCCTGTTGGTTTGCTCTCTGACATTGGCAGCAGTTTTGGCCTCGCGTCGTCGCAGGCTGGCATAATGATGACCGTCTACGCCTGGATAGTGGCGTTGATGTCGCTGCCGCTGATGCTGGCAACCAGCCAGGTGAATCGCCGCACGCTGCTGATCGTGCTGTTTATCCTGTTCGCCGGCAGCCACTTGCTGTCGTTTTTTGCCTGGAATTTTGACGTGCTGCTGATTAGCCGCGCGGGCGTGGCGCTGGCACATGCCTTGTTCTGGTCGATCACCGCATCGCTGGCGGTGCGACTGGCACCGGCCGGTAAACGGGCCCAGGCGTTAAGCCTGCTGGCGATGGCCACCGCGTTAGCGTCGGTGCTGGGTTTGCCGTTGGGGCGCGTGATCGGCCAGTTTGCCGGCTGGCGTTATACCTTCCTGATCATCGGTGCCGCCGCGTTGGTACTGTTGTGGATGATTATCCGCGTGATGCCGTCAGTGAAGTCTGAGCAAGGCGGTTCGGTGAAAAACCTGCCGACGCTGCTGCGTCGTCCGGCACTGATGAGCCTGTATGCGGTGACGGTGGCGATTGTCACCGCCCATTTCACCGCCTTTACCTATATTGAATCCTTTGTGGTGCAGGTGGCCGGTTTCACCGAAGGATTTGCCACGCTGCTGCTGTTCCTGATTGGCATCGCCGGTATTGCCGGCAGCGTCATATTCAGCCGGATGGGCGATCAGCGTCCTGCGCAGATGCTGACGGTGTCGATTGGGGTGATTTCGGTCTGCCTGCTGATCCTGCTGGCGGTATCGGTCAGCGAATATGGCACCATTGCGGTCTCGATGCTGTGGGGCATGGCCTTTATGATCGTCGGCATGAGCCTGCAAATGAAGGTGCTGACGCTGGCACCGGATGCCACCGATGTGGCGATGGCGCTGTACTCCGGTATCGTCAATATTGGTATCGGTGCGGGGGCATTGCTGGGGAACAAGGTGAGCATGGATCTGAGCGTGTCATCGGTTGGCTACATTGCCGCCATTCCGGCCATCGCCGCGCTGATAGGGTCGGTTGCGATGTTCCGCAAATGGCCATCACGAACCGTCGAGACCGGCCAGCAGATGGGCGCGAAGTCGGAAGCCTGA
- a CDS encoding membrane-bound PQQ-dependent dehydrogenase, glucose/quinate/shikimate family, which yields MINKLTSIVIAIVGLAMLYMGGQLLMIGGSPFYAIMAIGLLITAVALFKNKKIALTIYAILMWIVLAWMIFEVGFDKWQWIPRGDLIGLIGVWLALPWVVRPLSKAQNPANPAKFHPFLGTTVIIMIAIVIGLMFYDPYPKEGNITNQRAPAETDVAGNDWAAYGGTNNGARFSNLKQITTDNVSNLEVAWTYHTGDLRDAKDASEYTFEATPLKVNNSIYFCTPHNEVHALNPETGALKWKYEPTKDRSYLQQHQTCRGVSYYEAPEAAATNAVQPAAEANSPAVCRKRIFNAANDAKLLALDADTGKLCADFGNNGVVDLRANMGEIRPHALMQTAAPLVAGNLVIVGGSVMDNGFNAGNPSGVIRAYDVITGRLVWNFDPANPENTQPIAAGQTYPQDTPVAWATLSADIKNGLVYVPFGNASPDELGIERDANSNTEKFRDTLVALDLKTGQFKWRFQSSKHDLWDRDNPSQPSLVDIDYQGKKQPVVILPTKTGNLFVLNRLTGEAVYPINQVDVSTKGIAGEKYSPTQPVSALNFLPDPINEKSMWGLTPFDQMACRIDFKSLRYDGNPWTPATEGGSIIFPGNIGVFNWGSVTVDPQRQILIASPVRLAYKYNLIKRTPETATQRLFTKDGTPYWNENFDGDYAIHIQQLSSSLGIPCIAPPWGRMVGVDLKTGKTEWLRRVGTTKNLKTSFLPGRFPIGFPMGMVAHGGPLTTAGDLVFHGATADNFFRAYDTSTGKLLWETELPAGGQATPSTYMGADNKQYVVIAAGGHGSLGTKEGDAVVAYRLK from the coding sequence ATGATTAACAAATTGACGAGTATCGTTATAGCGATTGTGGGTCTCGCTATGCTTTACATGGGTGGTCAGTTGCTGATGATCGGCGGCTCACCATTTTATGCCATTATGGCAATCGGACTGCTGATTACCGCAGTTGCGCTGTTCAAGAATAAAAAGATTGCCTTAACCATTTACGCCATCCTGATGTGGATTGTTCTGGCGTGGATGATTTTTGAAGTCGGCTTCGACAAATGGCAGTGGATCCCTCGCGGCGATCTGATCGGCCTGATCGGTGTCTGGCTGGCCTTACCCTGGGTGGTTCGTCCGCTGTCGAAAGCACAGAACCCTGCAAACCCTGCCAAATTCCATCCTTTCCTGGGCACCACCGTTATCATCATGATCGCCATTGTGATTGGCCTGATGTTTTACGATCCGTATCCAAAGGAAGGGAACATCACCAACCAGCGTGCGCCAGCTGAGACCGACGTGGCAGGCAACGACTGGGCCGCTTACGGCGGAACCAACAACGGTGCGCGTTTCTCTAACCTGAAGCAGATCACCACTGACAACGTCAGCAATCTGGAAGTGGCCTGGACCTACCACACCGGCGACCTGCGTGATGCGAAAGATGCGTCAGAGTACACGTTCGAAGCCACGCCGCTGAAGGTGAACAACAGCATCTACTTCTGTACGCCACATAATGAAGTGCATGCACTGAACCCGGAAACGGGTGCGCTGAAGTGGAAATATGAGCCAACCAAAGATCGCTCATATCTGCAGCAGCATCAGACCTGTCGTGGCGTGAGCTACTACGAAGCGCCAGAAGCGGCGGCGACCAATGCCGTGCAGCCTGCCGCCGAGGCTAACTCTCCAGCCGTATGCCGTAAGCGTATCTTCAATGCCGCGAACGATGCCAAACTGCTGGCGCTGGATGCCGATACCGGCAAGCTGTGTGCTGATTTTGGTAACAACGGTGTGGTCGATCTGCGTGCCAACATGGGCGAAATCCGTCCGCATGCGCTGATGCAAACCGCCGCACCGCTGGTTGCCGGTAATCTGGTGATTGTGGGTGGTTCCGTGATGGATAACGGCTTTAACGCCGGCAACCCATCGGGCGTTATTCGCGCCTATGACGTGATCACCGGTCGTCTGGTGTGGAACTTCGATCCGGCTAATCCGGAAAACACCCAGCCGATTGCTGCGGGCCAGACCTATCCGCAGGATACGCCGGTTGCCTGGGCCACGCTGAGTGCTGACATTAAGAATGGCCTGGTGTATGTGCCGTTCGGTAATGCGTCCCCGGATGAACTGGGTATTGAGCGTGATGCCAACAGCAACACCGAGAAATTCCGTGACACGCTGGTGGCACTGGATCTGAAAACCGGCCAGTTCAAATGGCGCTTCCAGTCCTCTAAACATGACCTGTGGGACCGTGATAATCCCTCCCAGCCGTCGCTGGTAGATATCGATTATCAGGGCAAAAAACAGCCGGTGGTTATCCTGCCAACCAAAACCGGTAACCTGTTTGTGCTGAACCGTCTGACCGGCGAAGCGGTATACCCAATCAATCAGGTGGATGTGTCGACCAAAGGGATTGCCGGTGAGAAGTATTCACCGACTCAGCCAGTGTCTGCGCTGAACTTCCTGCCAGATCCAATCAATGAGAAATCCATGTGGGGCCTGACGCCGTTCGATCAGATGGCGTGCCGCATCGACTTCAAATCTCTGCGTTATGATGGCAATCCATGGACACCGGCAACGGAAGGCGGCTCGATCATCTTCCCTGGCAACATTGGTGTCTTCAACTGGGGTTCTGTCACCGTGGATCCTCAGCGTCAGATCCTGATTGCCTCTCCAGTGCGTCTGGCGTACAAGTACAACCTGATCAAACGCACGCCAGAAACGGCCACTCAGCGTCTGTTCACCAAAGACGGCACGCCTTACTGGAACGAGAACTTCGACGGCGATTACGCAATCCATATCCAGCAGCTCTCTTCCAGCCTGGGTATTCCGTGTATCGCGCCACCGTGGGGCCGTATGGTCGGCGTGGATCTGAAAACCGGTAAAACCGAGTGGCTGCGCCGCGTGGGCACCACCAAAAACCTGAAAACCAGCTTCCTGCCGGGTCGCTTCCCGATTGGTTTCCCAATGGGCATGGTTGCACACGGTGGCCCACTGACCACCGCAGGTGATTTGGTGTTCCACGGTGCAACGGCGGATAACTTCTTCCGTGCGTATGACACCAGCACCGGTAAACTGCTGTGGGAAACCGAGCTGCCAGCCGGTGGCCAGGCCACACCGTCAACCTATATGGGCGCGGATAATAAGCAGTACGTGGTGATTGCCGCAGGTGGACATGGTTCACTGGGCACGAAAGAGGGTGATGCGGTTGTCGCATACCGTCTGAAGTAA
- a CDS encoding glycosyltransferase family 4 protein — MKVLKKRKNFLFKPLSIQDKGNVDIFHLFNEVAQTDRKWVATFETELPRVLPQKSGDKSDNFPELDRLAPLLAADNCLALIALSGAAYKMESKLFLRTPELAKAILAKTVVMHPPQKLTLAHREARDPSQPIHFVFIGNEFYRKGGGEVVRAFSELVEENLINPEQLKVTLIGDLEKKHNYAHGHYQDDPLFASYTESVIARHGWIEHVGFMPNDRVLKLLQQADVGLLPTWAETYGFSVLEMQSCGCPVITTNVRALPEINPEQAGWQVINSLNDDLDYSVKSIQERNYVRMQTIEQLKAIILSIFAAPEQINQKANAAIARIRNEHDILAYQQQLQMLYNR; from the coding sequence ATGAAGGTTTTGAAGAAAAGAAAGAACTTTCTCTTTAAACCCCTGAGCATCCAGGACAAGGGGAATGTCGATATATTCCATCTTTTTAACGAGGTAGCGCAGACCGATCGCAAATGGGTGGCCACCTTTGAGACAGAATTACCGCGGGTCCTGCCGCAAAAGAGTGGTGATAAAAGCGACAATTTTCCTGAACTGGATCGCCTGGCGCCGCTGCTGGCCGCCGACAACTGTTTAGCGCTGATTGCGCTTTCCGGTGCGGCTTACAAGATGGAAAGCAAGCTGTTTCTGCGCACGCCTGAGCTGGCAAAGGCGATTCTGGCTAAAACGGTGGTGATGCATCCACCGCAAAAACTCACCCTGGCACACCGCGAAGCGCGCGATCCTTCTCAACCGATTCATTTTGTCTTTATTGGTAATGAGTTTTACCGCAAAGGCGGCGGTGAGGTGGTTCGCGCCTTTAGCGAACTGGTGGAAGAAAACCTGATTAACCCAGAGCAGCTTAAAGTTACGCTGATTGGTGACCTGGAGAAAAAACATAACTACGCGCATGGCCACTATCAGGACGACCCGCTGTTTGCCAGCTACACAGAATCGGTCATTGCCCGCCACGGCTGGATTGAGCATGTCGGCTTTATGCCGAACGATCGGGTACTTAAGCTGTTGCAGCAGGCGGATGTCGGGCTGTTGCCGACCTGGGCTGAGACCTACGGTTTCTCGGTACTGGAAATGCAGTCCTGTGGCTGTCCGGTTATCACCACCAATGTCCGCGCACTGCCGGAGATTAATCCTGAACAGGCGGGCTGGCAGGTCATCAACAGCCTGAATGACGATCTGGATTACAGCGTGAAATCCATTCAGGAACGAAATTATGTCCGCATGCAAACCATCGAACAGCTCAAGGCTATTATCCTGTCGATCTTCGCCGCGCCGGAACAGATTAACCAGAAAGCGAATGCGGCTATTGCAAGAATTAGAAATGAACACGATATATTAGCCTATCAACAACAGCTTCAAATGCTTTACAACCGTTGA
- a CDS encoding glycosyltransferase family 2 protein — translation MKLSVIIPAYNVAPYIVECIDSLLMQIAAPNELIIINDGSTDNTLALVEMHYRHLSNVKVFTIPNGGLGQARDYGIRMAMGEFVFCCDPDDVLGAGFFDELNRVTNQHTDVEIFCFNSVMFDDDAEAKTQPKMVHQRFGLMPARAVFTSLLETDSYTSATWNYALKRAVIIDNGMRYSRRLHEDHIFTVEAFLRSGKAFVSRNVYYKQRIRSGSLTNSAKNDSFYRQRYDAFLCSYNILLMLLDQDPDRDYLKRLYAIQQFKLMMYLCAWDNTAPPQYLLDAVQYLGRDLKPGSLINMILLNHPALYGSLIRMKLNRRIAKEKKVIQKAASRSVA, via the coding sequence ATGAAACTATCCGTAATCATCCCTGCCTATAATGTCGCACCGTATATTGTGGAGTGCATTGATTCTCTACTTATGCAGATTGCTGCACCGAATGAATTAATTATTATTAACGATGGCTCTACCGACAATACGTTAGCGCTGGTCGAAATGCATTATCGCCACCTGAGTAACGTTAAAGTGTTTACCATTCCCAATGGCGGACTGGGCCAGGCACGTGACTATGGCATTCGCATGGCGATGGGCGAATTTGTCTTCTGTTGCGATCCCGATGATGTATTGGGCGCCGGCTTCTTTGATGAGCTGAACAGGGTGACCAATCAGCATACTGATGTGGAGATATTCTGTTTTAATTCGGTGATGTTTGATGATGATGCGGAAGCCAAAACCCAGCCTAAAATGGTCCATCAGCGCTTTGGCCTGATGCCCGCCAGGGCCGTTTTCACTTCGTTACTGGAAACCGACAGCTATACCTCGGCCACCTGGAACTATGCGCTGAAACGCGCGGTGATTATCGACAACGGCATGCGCTACAGCCGTCGCCTGCACGAAGACCATATTTTCACCGTCGAGGCCTTTCTGCGCAGCGGCAAAGCCTTCGTCAGTCGGAATGTCTATTATAAACAGCGCATAAGAAGTGGTTCTTTAACCAACAGCGCCAAAAACGACAGCTTCTACCGTCAGCGTTACGATGCCTTTTTATGCTCATACAACATTCTGCTGATGCTGTTGGATCAGGATCCTGACCGCGACTATCTGAAGCGTTTGTATGCCATCCAGCAGTTCAAGCTGATGATGTATCTCTGCGCCTGGGATAATACCGCCCCGCCGCAATACCTTCTCGACGCGGTGCAGTACCTGGGACGCGACCTGAAGCCCGGCAGCCTGATCAATATGATCCTGTTAAATCATCCGGCGCTGTATGGCTCGTTAATCCGCATGAAGCTGAACCGTCGCATCGCGAAAGAAAAAAAAGTCATTCAGAAAGCAGCCTCCCGCTCAGTCGCTTAG
- a CDS encoding methyl-accepting chemotaxis protein, with amino-acid sequence MSVFNRIKTSSFLLCSIVAFGALQLIAGALFLSSLSDNKDSFETASSANDKVMALTNAWYALNAARADSNRVLIWLQKDGPSSSKIEGMVQHGKEQIALADRWFKEYQSGPAIPGLDPALNDRLAATYQVYSTQLSTLIGIAANRDMPGLFGLNIANDQLAMEADYNHWRDAISKLSKQASTRSNQAFATMLWLLGSILLIVVFFIGLCWRVMSRVLIQPLNLALGHIRAIEQGDLTQPIEIDRSARNEMARLLAGLHGMQLALVKTVGNVRASSDSILTGVSEIAAGNNDLSSRTEQQAASLEQTAASMEQITATVKQNADNSHQAAKLALSAAETAEKGGEIVDGVIKTIFGLEESSKKIAEITGVIESIAFQTNILALNAAVEAARAGENGRGFAVVAGEVRNLAQRSAVAAKDINTLIAESSARVQNGSKLAGQAEDSMQAIVVSVKQVRDIMDEISSASDEQSKGISQVGLAVSELDRVTQQNAALVEEASSAAQSLEAQAAHLNSAVAVFRLTQEAERKAVSVKSAPLRAVRKPAMAVASNTSENWEAF; translated from the coding sequence ATGTCAGTTTTCAACCGCATTAAAACCTCCTCTTTCCTGCTCTGTAGCATTGTCGCCTTCGGGGCATTACAGCTTATTGCAGGTGCTCTCTTTCTCTCTTCCCTTAGCGACAATAAAGACAGTTTTGAAACAGCCAGTTCGGCAAACGACAAGGTAATGGCGTTAACCAACGCCTGGTATGCGTTGAACGCCGCGCGCGCCGACAGCAATCGCGTCCTGATCTGGTTGCAGAAAGACGGGCCATCAAGCAGCAAAATCGAAGGCATGGTGCAGCATGGCAAAGAACAGATTGCGCTGGCAGACCGTTGGTTTAAGGAATACCAGTCAGGCCCGGCCATTCCTGGTCTGGATCCGGCGTTAAACGATCGGCTGGCCGCCACCTATCAGGTCTATTCCACGCAGCTATCGACGCTGATTGGCATTGCCGCTAACCGCGATATGCCGGGTCTGTTTGGGTTGAATATCGCCAACGATCAGCTGGCGATGGAAGCGGACTATAACCACTGGCGCGATGCGATCAGCAAGCTGTCCAAACAGGCGTCGACCCGCAGTAATCAGGCATTTGCCACCATGCTTTGGCTGCTCGGTTCCATTCTGCTGATTGTGGTGTTCTTTATTGGCCTGTGCTGGCGGGTAATGAGCCGGGTGTTAATTCAGCCACTGAACCTGGCGCTGGGCCATATTCGTGCCATTGAGCAGGGCGACCTGACCCAGCCAATTGAGATCGACCGCAGCGCGCGTAACGAAATGGCGCGTCTGCTGGCTGGCCTGCACGGCATGCAGCTGGCGCTGGTGAAAACCGTGGGTAACGTGCGCGCCAGTTCGGACAGCATTCTGACCGGCGTCAGTGAAATTGCCGCCGGTAACAACGACCTCTCTTCCCGCACCGAACAGCAGGCCGCCTCGCTGGAGCAAACGGCAGCCAGCATGGAGCAGATCACCGCTACCGTGAAGCAGAATGCCGATAACTCGCATCAGGCGGCAAAACTGGCGCTGTCAGCGGCGGAAACGGCAGAAAAGGGCGGAGAGATCGTCGATGGCGTAATCAAAACCATCTTCGGGCTGGAAGAAAGCTCGAAGAAAATCGCGGAAATCACCGGCGTGATTGAAAGTATTGCCTTCCAGACCAATATCCTGGCGCTGAATGCGGCGGTTGAAGCGGCGCGTGCCGGGGAAAATGGTCGTGGTTTTGCCGTGGTGGCCGGAGAAGTCCGTAATCTGGCACAGCGCAGTGCTGTTGCTGCCAAAGACATTAACACCCTGATTGCCGAATCGTCCGCGCGGGTGCAGAACGGTTCGAAGCTGGCGGGACAGGCCGAAGACTCGATGCAGGCGATAGTGGTGTCGGTGAAGCAGGTGCGCGACATCATGGACGAAATTTCTTCTGCTTCCGATGAGCAAAGCAAAGGCATCAGTCAGGTGGGGCTGGCGGTGTCAGAGCTGGATCGGGTGACGCAACAGAATGCGGCACTGGTGGAAGAAGCGTCCTCTGCCGCGCAGTCGCTGGAAGCGCAGGCAGCCCACCTTAACAGTGCCGTTGCGGTATTCCGTCTGACGCAGGAAGCGGAACGTAAGGCGGTGTCAGTGAAATCTGCCCCGTTACGCGCGGTAAGGAAACCGGCGATGGCCGTCGCCTCAAACACCAGTGAGAACTGGGAAGCGTTCTGA
- a CDS encoding PadR family transcriptional regulator gives MKLSPQSPQDPAQQEACAKVRRKRREKMLDASDIRLLILHFIAQGAAHGYELIKSIEELSKGEYSPSPGIIYPNLTLLEEMDCIRVKDPQAARKAYGLEKEGERQLEQAKDSLQVIIGRLTSMAVLVNNRSIPEIERAIHNMKMALNTRLSHPELSQSTLYDIIDALDEAAKKIERS, from the coding sequence ATGAAACTCTCACCGCAATCGCCTCAGGATCCGGCCCAGCAGGAAGCCTGTGCCAAAGTCCGCAGAAAACGGCGCGAAAAAATGCTGGATGCCAGCGATATCCGGCTGCTGATCCTGCACTTTATCGCGCAGGGTGCGGCGCATGGCTACGAGCTGATAAAGTCGATTGAGGAGCTATCGAAAGGCGAGTATTCGCCCAGCCCGGGCATCATCTATCCCAATCTGACGCTGCTGGAAGAGATGGACTGCATTCGGGTTAAGGATCCGCAGGCCGCGCGCAAGGCGTATGGTCTGGAGAAGGAAGGGGAACGCCAGCTCGAACAGGCTAAGGATAGCCTGCAAGTCATCATCGGCAGGCTGACCTCGATGGCCGTGCTGGTCAATAACCGCAGCATTCCGGAAATTGAGCGTGCCATTCACAATATGAAAATGGCCCTCAATACCCGCTTGTCCCATCCCGAGCTTTCCCAATCCACGCTGTATGACATTATCGATGCGCTGGATGAAGCGGCCAAAAAGATTGAACGCAGCTGA
- a CDS encoding siderophore-interacting protein, producing the protein MILSEFAEKSRRIPRRVRNELRFRPLEVVSKEFIAGNFYRIEFGGEALEGFTSQGFDDHIKVFFPDPKTGEFHLPEITEDGVVWKDGVRPVARDYTPLFFDGQSTLTLDFYLHQSGVASDWAAKAQPGDKLAVGGPRGSLVVPEDYDFQLYVCDETGLPAFKRRLATMTASKITLFAWADEATGKAYLPEMDGVDVCWLGSGNMNTATAADLIGKLDQIALPDEDYFIWLTGEGAAVKLLSDYFTGQRQKEADLVRAVAYWHQK; encoded by the coding sequence ATGATCTTGTCTGAGTTCGCTGAAAAAAGTCGTCGCATCCCGCGCCGCGTAAGAAATGAACTGCGTTTTCGCCCGTTAGAAGTGGTCTCGAAGGAATTTATTGCCGGCAACTTCTACCGCATCGAATTTGGTGGCGAAGCCCTTGAAGGCTTCACCTCGCAAGGTTTTGATGATCATATCAAAGTCTTTTTCCCCGATCCTAAGACCGGTGAGTTTCACCTGCCGGAAATCACCGAAGATGGCGTGGTGTGGAAAGATGGCGTCCGGCCGGTCGCACGCGACTACACGCCGTTGTTCTTTGATGGCCAGTCAACGCTGACGCTCGATTTCTATCTTCATCAGTCCGGCGTGGCCAGCGACTGGGCGGCGAAAGCGCAACCGGGTGACAAGCTGGCGGTCGGCGGTCCACGCGGTTCACTGGTGGTGCCAGAGGATTATGATTTTCAGCTGTATGTCTGCGATGAAACCGGGCTTCCCGCCTTTAAGCGCCGTCTGGCAACAATGACGGCCAGCAAGATTACGCTGTTTGCCTGGGCTGATGAAGCCACCGGCAAAGCCTACCTGCCAGAGATGGACGGTGTTGACGTCTGCTGGTTAGGCAGCGGCAACATGAATACCGCAACCGCCGCGGATTTGATCGGCAAGCTGGATCAGATCGCCTTGCCAGATGAAGACTATTTTATCTGGCTGACCGGTGAGGGCGCAGCCGTCAAACTGCTGAGCGATTACTTTACCGGCCAACGGCAAAAAGAAGCCGACCTTGTACGCGCGGTCGCTTACTGGCATCAGAAATAA